The window GGTTCAATATATTATCTCAGAGTACATGATAACTCACTCAGCAATCATACATGTACTACATGTTTCACACTGTCAGTGTGTAACTGCTACAGATAAGGTCCTGTGCGTTTCTGCCACTGGTACATTAACATCTATGTCACAGAATTAGTTTAGTACATAtcagctttttttcctcccaggtGTGCATTCATACTAGACAGGGTGAACAAAGGAAAGGTTTGTGGGCCAGAAATAGGAGGACTTTTTCTAATGTTTTGGAACATCTGTGAATATTCGCAATCCATGCATGTTTTGAATCTCATCTTTGAGTGCCTGTGGAGGACAAGACATACGCAGTACTTGTGATTAAAATATCAACTATTGCAAATATAAACACCTACAAGTTTTTTGTTAATTGAAGCTAAGAGGACAGACTTTAAAGAGGAAATGAAACACTATATCTGTGAAGGTTAATTTACATCATGGAGTGCTTTACAAACCCAGACACTACAGCTAACAGCtggattttcctgtttcagtgcAGCTAGCCAAATAACGCAGAGCCAAATACTGCTAGAGACAAGACGGTAAAAGCAGACAGTATATCCTCAGCTTCTTAACATAAAACTAATTGTTACACCCAGGGGCAGCACAAAAGTGATCATGATTCTGTCACTGGTTAGCAAACATAAGACTATTAGCTGCAACCAACTCAGTGACATCACGTTCCATACTAACAGAAGATGGCGCTAAACATATTTAATCAGCTTCACAGAAAGTTACATctatgtcagtttttgagagcagggctccATGATGTTAATTATCCTTTATATGTGTAGCGTTTCATGtcatccttaaaaaaaaaaaaaaaaaaaaaaaacacaacacgaATAACAAGTACATACAATGTTCAACAGACTAAATAAAACATCAGCAATTTTAGATTTAATATATCAGTTTAGACAAGGTTTCTAGGGGTTTACCTGATTGACTAACTGGTGTTGCTGAACAGTCCTTTTTCCTTTGAACTCACTGGATTCTATGTGGATCTCATACATGGCCCCACAGCCACCTAAtaacagcacagaaacacagaaacagagaaTACTATGATTCGCTTTGCTTGTTTGCTTGCTTCCTTGGCTTTCAGAATGTTTCTCAGTTCATATACACGCCTTCAAAGAAGACCTACATGTCCTACCAGGCAAATTCATCATAGCTGGGATTTCTTTGCATTAGCTGATTCTGCAAACCTAAAACCACATGAAGTGGGTGGGTATCATGAAGACAGTTAAAGACTTAACCTGGTTTTTTTACTCCAAGATATCCAAAAAGTGGTGTCTGCTGCATCATTTGAGTCATTAAGTCTTTTTGAGTGGTtcataaacaaaacaacaataaaaacaaacaaggtaTCAGAAAAGGGCCACACTATTGCTACGAAGAAGTTGAGAATAATACCACAGAAAACCAATTATTTTTGTGAATTTTGACttaatatattcattttataACTCAATGTGCTCTCGGTGTTGTTCATTAGAGTTAGTTCAAAAATGATACACACATCAAAGGATAATCAATGTAATCAAGTCAGACATTGTCTCACAGCCTAATGAAGAGGGTATTAATAAGTGGGTGACTAGATCAAGGTGAAGTTAATTTTACTGACTGATTATTCTTGGTATTAAATGGGCTACAAATACTCTAATCTGTTGGATGTTTTTTGCCATCCATCAACTTAAAACAGGCTTAGCAGCAGAGTAGGACCAGGCAAAAACaataagcaaaaaaataaactaaatagaataaaaaaatagcATCTTTAAGATTGAAAACGTTAAGCTCACAAATCCTTTAATCCTGCCTTGGAGTGTATCCCTCTGAGGGTCTTTTGAGTTAGCTGACTCAAAAAGCTTAAAATCAGTGATAATGGGTATCACATGATGGAAACCAGGGATAAGTATTTATCCTTTGTATGTATTCAAATAAGAGAAAAGTTATTTGACACTTTTACACAAAATTAACAAATCAAATACCGCTAACCAGAGTAAAAAGGAGCAGATTGGGCAGAGCTGTTCCTTGCAGCAAAAAGAAATAACAGTGTTGCTGATAAgggaagagaggaaaaacatGTAATCCTGTCAATCTGGgtgatgtatttgtttatagCACTGTCACTGCCTGTCAGTAATTTCTCATGTGGCAGCTGCACAGTAGATGAAACCTTAAAAATTTAAACACTCAATAAGGTCTGATACTGTCCCCACTGTGTATGAACCAAAAGTTTTGTGTAGCTTCATTTCCCACGTGTCAAGCCGTGCTATCTGCTCCCGTCCCGAATAACATGTTAAGCGGATCAGGATCATTTCAGCGGATTTACCAGTGTTTACCTGATATATCCACAACTTTAAGTGACGAGGCTGCAGGGAACTTCTCCTTCAGTATCTCTGCGATGCGGACCTCTCCGTCGGTTTGCGTGGACAGAGGTCTTTGCAGCTGTCCAGTGACGGCAGTCTGAGGAGGCGGAGATGAGTTCAGCAGACAGTATCATTTCTGCAAACTGGCGGCTAGCATTAAGCTAAAGCTCGACCCTCTGAAATGCACTGCGGGTACTGCTAAAGGTGTTTTTACCTGATTACTGCGCAGAAGACGGAGTGCAGACACCACAGCGCTGTTCAAACTGCGACTACAAGCCAACATTGTGAAAACGGAGGCACAGCTTGATCAGGGGGCGTTTGTGAAACACACACCGGTCACTTAACTGTCATGTCCTCAGACAGCGCGGTCGCTCAAATATGACGTCACACATCCGGGTCACAAATCACTTGGGGGGTTTTTAACACGTTTGAGCGCCTTTGTTGCTGCTATTTCTAACATTGCCATtggataaatataaaattaatattttgaaTGAATACAAGATTCATACAtgtcatctatctatctatctatctatctatctatctatctatctatctatctatctatctatctatctatctatctatcgacATTTTAACTGTTTCCCCTCTCAAAGTCCCTTTACATGTTACCAATGTACATGGTTgcaaacacattaaaaagtaattattgtattttcacttttattgctgctttaattattcattaagtaaataataataataattccagGTATTTtccacaaaatacattttgacatGTCACAGCAGGTAGAAAAAGCAAACTTACTGTTTTGCTATGACTGTTTGCCCTTGAAGAGAAGAAAGTCATTGTCAGTGTGATTagtaacaaataaaaatctcaGCTCTGAAGAATACTGAGCTTTCTGTGCAGGGGAATTCATTAGTGTAGAATTGCTCCGATAACTTTTTTGATTATCcttaaaagtgtgttttaactTGAACGAGTCTGAACAAGATCAAGCTCACAGTGATGGGGGTTACATCAGGTCTGACTGTGAGGCTTATCTCACTGTGCAGGTTGTGAAGCTCTGCAGTAATGGAGACAGAGGAGCAGTCTGGCTGTTGACAGTGAGCTTTTAACCCTTTTCACTGCACAGCCAGGCTTTGTTTGACTCCAAGGATTATGGCCACATCACAAAGCTCTACACCCATCAAGGAAGCCATCCCTGTCAGAGCTACTGACGTCATTACTCTTTAAAAACAAGATGCTACCAGAGAGTCTGAAGAGTGTTCAGCTTCAGAGATGGACAGAACCACTTCAGCTACGCTCACTTTGGTGGTTTTCTTCCTCTGCTGGAGTTGTCACGCCAAGGACGATGCCGAAGCTCAGTCCTGCCCAGAATACCAGGAAGGTTTCGATGGCTCATGCTACGAGTTTGTGGATCTGCAGCGATCCTTTCGAAGTGCTGAGGGATGGTGTGAGCGAGGCGGAGGACACTTGGCCTTTATCCTGAACGATGAGACGCAGCAGTTCCTTCAGAAGCACCTGAAACCTGACAGGAACTGGTGGCTTGGAGTGGCACCTGCTGCTCCCAACCTCACACTTGACTCTGCTGCCACTGAGGGTGAGAGGAGGCGCTGAATGACTTCTTATGATTTTATAGACTGTTTGTGAAGCCACATGCATTTCAGTACTAATATATATAAAGAGTTAAAGGTTTTGTAAAATGTTGGTAAAATGATTGCTTCTTTATAACAGTCAAGAACTTCTTTGAAACACACTATAAATTTTAAGTATTCTGGTGCACTTATTGACAGAAAAGAGGTATAAGTGATCATTGATTGTATTACAAAATGCACCATAAATTTCAGAAATGAAGGCATTATAACCTCTACTGCTATCTCACTGGGCAGCTTGAGTGtgcattgtaaataattgtGATGTGTTTGTTTACTGACATTTGCAGAGAGAGGAGCCCAGTTGGATATCTCAGCCAGCAGGTGTAATGGGAGATAATTCTCACTCTTTTGAACTATTCAATAGGGTGGCTGTCACAAGGCCTGATTTACAGTGGTGTGTTTGTTTCCCTTCACAGAGGACAAGACTTTACCCTTTATTCACCCCATCTGTTCTTTACTGccggaaagaaaacaaatgggGATGCAGGAATAACATTTCCGCCGCATTTCGCTTGATTATCTAAAGTAATTGTTGTGCTTTTTCAGGTGTTCTTGCATGGTTGGACAGCTCAGATGTCAGTTACAGTAACTGGGTTAACTTGCCAGATGATCAAGCAGCCT is drawn from Oreochromis aureus strain Israel breed Guangdong linkage group 1, ZZ_aureus, whole genome shotgun sequence and contains these coding sequences:
- the bola3 gene encoding bolA-like protein 3 codes for the protein MLACSRSLNSAVVSALRLLRSNQTAVTGQLQRPLSTQTDGEVRIAEILKEKFPAASSLKVVDISGGCGAMYEIHIESSEFKGKRTVQQHQLVNQALKDEIQNMHGLRIFTDVPKH